In Candidatus Omnitrophota bacterium, a genomic segment contains:
- a CDS encoding response regulator transcription factor encodes MGLDKKILLVDDEEGYLSLIKDALEVRGFEVATATSAIEAGLELAGKKPDMILMDIRMPGINGMQACSAIKKNSATVNIPIIAVSAVSDDHSIKEAYKAGVSDYFIKPIDIEKLVKRIREILKV; translated from the coding sequence ATGGGATTAGATAAAAAGATACTTCTTGTAGACGATGAGGAAGGTTACTTATCTTTAATAAAAGACGCGCTTGAGGTAAGAGGGTTTGAAGTCGCGACTGCTACCAGCGCTATTGAGGCTGGCCTCGAACTTGCGGGTAAAAAACCCGATATGATTTTGATGGACATAAGGATGCCGGGCATAAATGGGATGCAGGCATGTTCCGCCATAAAGAAAAACTCCGCTACCGTAAACATACCTATCATTGCCGTATCGGCCGTATCAGATGATCATAGTATAAAGGAAGCGTATAAGGCCGGTGTTTCGGACTACTTTATCAAGCCCATAGATATAGAGAAATTA